One stretch of Leadbetterella byssophila DSM 17132 DNA includes these proteins:
- a CDS encoding BlaI/MecI/CopY family transcriptional regulator: MEKLTIQEEEAMRAIWKLNGGFVKDILEELKEEVPYTTLASTVKNLEKKGYVTHERYANAHKYIPLISQQEYKKKFLTHFIGEYFGNSYKDVVSFFAEEQKLKPEELEEILKMIEK, encoded by the coding sequence ATGGAAAAATTAACGATTCAAGAAGAAGAAGCCATGAGGGCCATTTGGAAATTAAATGGGGGCTTTGTAAAGGATATACTGGAGGAATTAAAAGAAGAGGTACCTTATACCACCCTTGCATCTACCGTCAAAAACTTAGAAAAAAAAGGATATGTGACCCATGAAAGATATGCCAATGCGCATAAATATATCCCTTTGATATCCCAACAGGAATACAAGAAAAAGTTCCTAACACATTTTATTGGAGAGTACTTTGGAAATTCCTACAAAGATGTAGTGAGCTTCTTTGCTGAAGAGCAAAAACTAAAACCCGAAGAATTAGAGGAAATCTTAAAAATGATAGAAAAATGA
- a CDS encoding DUF3037 domain-containing protein: MKHLYEYAVIRVVPRVEREEFFNVGIILYCKALRFLQVKWEVDPNKFKGFCKGMDWQDLQDYLQTFERIAEGEGPIGQFPLAERFRWLTATRSTVVQTSKIHPGLTCDPAAKIQHLMQELVLP; this comes from the coding sequence ATGAAGCACTTGTATGAATATGCGGTGATCAGGGTAGTTCCTAGAGTAGAGCGTGAAGAATTCTTCAACGTGGGGATTATTCTATACTGTAAGGCTTTGCGTTTTCTACAAGTCAAATGGGAAGTTGATCCCAATAAGTTTAAGGGATTCTGCAAAGGGATGGATTGGCAAGATTTGCAAGACTATCTCCAGACCTTTGAGCGTATAGCTGAAGGTGAAGGTCCTATTGGGCAATTTCCTTTAGCTGAACGTTTCAGATGGTTAACCGCTACTAGAAGCACAGTGGTTCAAACCTCCAAGATCCATCCGGGCTTGACCTGTGATCCTGCCGCTAAGATTCAGCACTTAATGCAAGAGCTGGTACTGCCTTAA
- the thrC gene encoding threonine synthase — MRLQSTRHQSPEVGFKEAIFRGLPPDNGLYLPVEIPTLSSSFWQYCDQLNFQEIATAMACGILQGSIPEKELRALIFKAMDFSAPAVKLHKDLYCLELFHGPSMAFKDFGARFMATTMSYFLEQSGEKLNILVATSGDTGGAVAQGFFGVPGISVTILYPKGKVSQVQELQLTTLGGNVKAIEVNGTFDDCQALVKQAFLDEELRSKYRLASANSINIARLIPQSFYYAYAYAQLKHLWKDLVISVPSGNFGNLTAGVMAMKMGMPVSYFVAATNVNKVVPNYLESGEFQPISPSIPTLSNAMDVGNPSNFPRLLALFNGDVEKMRAKIKGFSFTDEETKLGVKELYESYHYLACPHTSVAYLGLKKAMEMDGGEHAGVFLSTAHFGKFLPEMESILGFSPELPEALQISGKKEATEMDNTYAKFRAYLTQHLI; from the coding sequence ATGAGACTTCAAAGTACCCGTCATCAAAGTCCTGAAGTAGGATTTAAAGAGGCCATTTTCCGGGGTTTACCGCCGGACAATGGCCTTTATTTGCCTGTAGAGATTCCTACCTTGTCTTCTTCCTTTTGGCAGTACTGTGACCAATTGAACTTTCAGGAAATCGCCACGGCTATGGCCTGTGGAATCCTGCAAGGGAGTATTCCCGAGAAGGAATTAAGGGCTTTAATCTTTAAAGCCATGGACTTTAGTGCTCCTGCTGTGAAGCTCCATAAAGACTTGTACTGCCTTGAATTGTTTCATGGTCCTTCTATGGCCTTCAAGGACTTCGGTGCGCGTTTTATGGCCACTACCATGTCCTACTTCTTAGAACAGAGTGGTGAGAAACTGAATATTTTAGTTGCCACCTCAGGTGATACCGGTGGGGCAGTGGCACAAGGTTTCTTCGGGGTGCCAGGTATTTCCGTTACTATTTTATATCCAAAGGGAAAGGTTTCTCAAGTGCAGGAGCTGCAGCTCACAACCCTGGGAGGTAACGTCAAGGCCATTGAAGTAAACGGCACTTTTGATGATTGTCAGGCTTTGGTAAAACAAGCCTTCCTGGACGAGGAGTTAAGATCTAAGTACAGATTGGCTTCGGCTAATTCCATCAATATTGCCCGCCTTATTCCGCAATCTTTCTATTATGCTTATGCCTATGCGCAATTGAAGCATCTGTGGAAAGATTTAGTGATCTCTGTGCCTTCGGGCAACTTTGGGAACCTGACGGCAGGTGTTATGGCTATGAAAATGGGTATGCCGGTTTCTTATTTTGTAGCTGCCACAAATGTGAATAAAGTGGTGCCTAATTATCTAGAATCTGGTGAATTTCAACCCATATCCCCTTCTATACCTACCTTATCTAATGCTATGGATGTGGGGAATCCAAGTAATTTTCCGCGACTTTTAGCGCTCTTTAACGGAGACGTAGAAAAAATGCGAGCTAAGATCAAAGGATTTTCCTTTACGGACGAAGAGACGAAGCTAGGAGTTAAGGAATTGTATGAATCCTATCATTATTTGGCATGTCCGCATACTTCTGTAGCCTATTTGGGCTTGAAAAAAGCCATGGAAATGGATGGAGGTGAACATGCAGGTGTATTTCTTTCTACTGCTCACTTCGGTAAATTCCTGCCTGAAATGGAGAGTATCCTCGGATTTAGTCCTGAGCTTCCTGAGGCATTGCAAATTTCAGGAAAGAAAGAAGCTACAGAGATGGATAATACTTACGCCAAGTTTAGAGCTTATCTCACCCAGCATTTAATCTGA
- a CDS encoding alpha/beta hydrolase family protein produces the protein MKRSIYALLLFGSIVSYAQKKPLDHSVYDGWQSIGNTGVSKKGDKIFFQVTPQEGDGILYLKTDKNETLFTLPRASNPKFSSDDAHLVSLISPLYAETRKARIDKKKREDMPKDSLAIYSISTKNLTKIPQVKSYQLAEEDGKYLVYLYDELPEKKPAADTAKAKGPAPRPKKPSTNLVVYHLGVGKDTVFQQVESYDLDKKGRSLVFVRKPQEKDSVGKTGGVFRYDFATKTLTQITSGKGTFKGFTFDESSNNLAYLGDLSPEKAQIKDFKVYLHTGKDTSKVFVSAKTPGVPTNWYVSGDGNLKFSKNGEKLFLGLAPVPRVKDTTLVEFEHAKVDIWHWKDDYLQTQQLVNLRRDLSKSYLSVVNMKSPDKVIALGDEKLSDIRNTEDANNEFVVATTDFGRRIETQWQTGSVVDVYLVSTVDGSRKLIAEKVRGMVSLSPEGKNVIWYDRSKGHYFNYNIASGKTVNLTEQLGVSVADEDNDSPDDPNSYGIAGWTTGDEKVWINDRYDIWSIKADGTQATKITNGREQKITFRYEDWKERKSRFAPTVIDEKSPMVLTAFNNETKEAGFYSLTLQTGKKAPKEPFKALRWAKNSFSNIKEAKDAKVYVYVKERYEESPNVYLSKDLVNEVQLSDINLQQKDYNWGTAELYHWTTPTGKAATGVLYKPADFDPNKTYPIIAYFYEKVSDGLYKYNAPAPTPSRLNISFFVSNGYVVFTPDISYTIGYPGKSAEEYINSGMASLKQNKWAGKLAIQGQSWGGYQVAHLITVTDMYDAAWAGAPVVNMTSAYGGIRWGTGMNRQFQYERTQSRIGATLWEKPELYIENSPLFRMPNVKTPVVIMHNDQDGAVPWYQGIEMFTALRRLQKPVWMLNYNGDDHNLVQRQNRKDIQRRQLQFFDHFLKGKPAAPWIEKGVPATLKGIDWGFGDE, from the coding sequence ATGAAGAGAAGTATTTATGCTTTACTTCTTTTTGGTAGTATAGTTTCCTATGCCCAAAAGAAGCCTCTAGATCACTCCGTATATGATGGATGGCAGTCCATTGGGAATACAGGAGTATCTAAAAAAGGAGACAAAATTTTCTTCCAAGTCACTCCCCAAGAAGGTGACGGAATTTTGTACCTTAAAACCGACAAGAACGAAACCCTGTTCACCCTTCCTAGAGCCAGCAATCCAAAATTCAGCTCAGACGACGCCCATTTAGTTAGCTTAATATCTCCCCTATACGCTGAAACTAGAAAAGCACGTATAGACAAAAAGAAAAGGGAAGATATGCCTAAGGATTCACTTGCCATCTATTCTATCAGTACCAAAAACCTGACAAAGATCCCTCAGGTGAAATCTTATCAATTAGCTGAAGAGGATGGAAAATACTTGGTCTACTTATACGATGAACTTCCGGAGAAAAAGCCAGCTGCTGATACTGCCAAAGCAAAAGGTCCGGCTCCAAGACCAAAGAAGCCATCTACTAACCTTGTAGTATATCATTTGGGAGTAGGTAAGGACACCGTGTTCCAACAAGTAGAATCTTACGATCTGGACAAAAAAGGAAGATCCTTAGTATTCGTCAGAAAACCTCAAGAGAAAGATAGTGTAGGCAAAACCGGTGGGGTTTTCCGTTACGACTTTGCTACTAAAACACTTACTCAAATCACTTCAGGCAAAGGCACATTCAAAGGTTTTACCTTTGATGAAAGTAGTAATAACCTAGCCTATCTAGGAGACTTGTCGCCAGAAAAGGCTCAAATCAAAGATTTCAAAGTTTACCTACATACAGGTAAGGATACTTCTAAAGTATTTGTTTCTGCCAAGACTCCAGGAGTACCTACCAACTGGTATGTGAGCGGAGACGGCAATTTGAAGTTCAGCAAGAATGGCGAAAAGCTTTTCTTAGGTCTGGCTCCAGTTCCAAGAGTGAAAGACACTACTTTAGTAGAGTTCGAACACGCAAAGGTGGATATCTGGCATTGGAAAGACGATTATCTGCAAACACAGCAATTGGTTAACCTTAGAAGAGACCTATCAAAATCTTATCTATCCGTAGTGAATATGAAGTCTCCTGATAAAGTAATAGCTCTAGGAGATGAGAAATTAAGCGATATCAGAAACACGGAAGATGCCAACAACGAATTCGTAGTAGCTACTACTGATTTCGGTAGAAGAATTGAAACGCAATGGCAAACCGGTAGTGTGGTAGATGTTTATCTGGTATCTACAGTTGACGGATCTAGAAAATTAATCGCAGAAAAGGTTAGAGGAATGGTATCCCTCTCTCCAGAAGGAAAGAACGTTATCTGGTATGACAGAAGTAAAGGTCATTACTTCAACTATAATATCGCATCAGGAAAAACAGTTAACCTAACTGAACAATTAGGTGTATCTGTAGCAGATGAAGACAATGATTCTCCGGATGATCCTAACTCGTACGGAATCGCGGGATGGACAACAGGCGATGAAAAAGTATGGATCAATGATAGATACGATATCTGGTCAATCAAAGCTGATGGAACGCAAGCTACAAAGATCACTAACGGCCGTGAACAAAAGATCACTTTCCGTTACGAAGATTGGAAAGAAAGAAAATCTCGCTTCGCTCCTACCGTGATTGATGAAAAATCACCTATGGTCTTGACAGCTTTCAACAACGAAACCAAAGAAGCAGGATTCTATAGCTTAACATTACAAACCGGCAAAAAAGCTCCAAAAGAGCCTTTTAAAGCATTAAGATGGGCGAAAAACTCCTTCAGCAACATCAAAGAAGCTAAAGATGCTAAGGTTTATGTATATGTGAAAGAGCGTTATGAAGAGTCTCCAAACGTGTACCTTTCTAAGGATTTAGTAAATGAAGTTCAGCTATCTGATATCAACCTTCAACAAAAGGATTACAACTGGGGAACGGCAGAACTTTACCACTGGACCACTCCTACCGGTAAAGCGGCTACAGGTGTATTGTATAAACCGGCAGATTTTGATCCAAACAAAACCTACCCTATCATCGCTTACTTCTATGAAAAAGTATCTGATGGACTTTACAAGTACAATGCTCCGGCTCCTACTCCTTCACGTTTGAACATTTCCTTCTTTGTAAGTAATGGCTATGTAGTATTTACTCCGGATATCAGCTATACCATAGGTTATCCAGGTAAATCTGCTGAAGAGTACATCAACTCCGGCATGGCCTCTCTAAAACAAAACAAATGGGCCGGAAAACTTGCTATACAGGGACAAAGCTGGGGCGGTTACCAGGTGGCGCACTTGATTACAGTTACTGATATGTATGATGCGGCATGGGCCGGCGCACCGGTGGTTAACATGACTTCTGCTTACGGGGGAATCCGTTGGGGTACCGGTATGAACCGTCAGTTCCAATATGAAAGAACACAAAGTAGAATAGGTGCTACACTTTGGGAAAAACCTGAACTGTATATAGAGAACTCTCCTCTATTCAGAATGCCTAATGTTAAAACTCCTGTGGTCATCATGCATAACGACCAAGACGGCGCAGTGCCTTGGTACCAAGGTATTGAGATGTTTACGGCTCTTCGCCGTTTGCAAAAACCGGTTTGGATGCTAAACTACAATGGCGATGACCACAACCTGGTTCAGCGTCAAAACAGAAAAGATATACAAAGACGTCAATTGCAATTCTTTGATCACTTCCTAAAAGGAAAACCTGCAGCACCTTGGATTGAGAAAGGTGTTCCGGCTACCCTAAAAGGAATAGATTGGGGATTCGGTGACGAATAA
- a CDS encoding HipA family kinase, with product MKFREVHITRYITPLREGGSLPAIVEADDEFLYVLKFRGAGQGTKALIADTVGGEIARKLGLKVPEMVLAELDDSFGRTEPDEEIQDLLKFSTGTNLGVHYLSGAITFDPVLHPISEEMASLIVWLDAFLMNVDRTAKNTNMLMWHKELWLIDHGASLYFHHNWETWEKQALSPFKAIKDHVLKGKASKVQEMDTFAKSILNRAFFEKVVNALPVSWLVEEGDRQVYIDFLSKRLENSQVFVDEALV from the coding sequence ATGAAATTTAGGGAAGTACATATAACCCGTTACATCACTCCACTGAGGGAGGGAGGGTCTCTACCTGCCATAGTAGAGGCAGATGATGAGTTCTTGTATGTACTGAAATTCAGAGGGGCAGGACAGGGAACGAAGGCCTTGATTGCAGACACGGTGGGTGGAGAAATAGCCAGAAAACTAGGTTTAAAAGTTCCTGAAATGGTATTGGCTGAGCTAGACGATAGCTTTGGAAGAACGGAGCCGGATGAAGAGATTCAAGACTTGCTCAAGTTCAGTACGGGTACAAATCTAGGTGTTCATTACCTATCCGGGGCTATTACCTTTGATCCGGTTTTGCATCCTATCTCGGAAGAGATGGCCTCTCTAATAGTTTGGCTGGATGCCTTTCTAATGAATGTGGATAGGACGGCAAAGAATACTAATATGCTGATGTGGCACAAGGAGCTTTGGTTGATAGACCATGGAGCTTCTTTGTATTTTCATCACAATTGGGAGACTTGGGAGAAGCAGGCTTTAAGTCCTTTCAAAGCCATTAAAGATCATGTATTGAAAGGGAAAGCTAGCAAGGTACAAGAGATGGACACCTTTGCCAAAAGCATATTAAATAGAGCCTTCTTTGAAAAGGTGGTGAATGCGCTCCCCGTTTCCTGGCTAGTAGAAGAGGGGGATAGGCAAGTATATATTGATTTCCTAAGTAAACGTTTAGAAAATTCTCAGGTTTTTGTAGATGAAGCACTTGTATGA
- the pheT gene encoding phenylalanine--tRNA ligase subunit beta has product MKISYKSLKKFISFEHSPEELGRLLTSTGLEVEGIEEIKGTLDGLVIGKVLSCEKHPDADKLKLTRVDVGGEEILDIVCGAPNVAEGQKVIVAPVGVTLYPTEGEPFTIKKSKIRGASSNGMLCAEDEIGLGKSHDGLLILDTDLAPGTPVAQYFKKEGDHVIEIGLTPNRADAASHFGVARDIKAVTGLDLQLPDVSGFSLGSAEPKIDLEVIATEACPRFCGLEIQGVSVKESPEWLQEFLRAVGLNPINNIVDISNYICHFLGQPMHIFDADEIRGGKVVVRKPEAGTEIITLDGVSRKFRGQDLAICDAEGPMAIAGVFGGQKSGVKAETKHIFLEVAYFDPAHIRSTASYFGLKTDASFRYERGTDPNMPPYAIKLAALLVQELAGGQIVSKSFDNYPTPISNFEFDVKVRNIDRLIGKALGIGKIKEILERLDIGVQDKGEGVLAVSVPPYRVDVNREADIVEEVLRIYGFDNVELSDHLSASYLSDFPVKEEEGLRISLTATLAAMGFNEIQCLSIVNPKENAWTGDPESSVKLLNPLSEELSEMRQSLLFSALNTAVYNINRRNRDLKVFEFGRVYKRNTQGKVKEKKMLSLLLTGKTSAESWALKGDNTAYRHLHQAVQQVLKWMKVRQFEGQETASPTFAYGLDYTVNGKVLVSFGKVKADLLKKADLKQEAYYAEFDWEYLMQQYSTDFVFKEISKFPEVRRDLSLVLDEEVSFNKIQKIAYQTEKKLLKQVNVFDVYKGDKLAENQKSYSVSFILQDQEKTLTDQQIDKTMQRLMGAFEREVGAIIRK; this is encoded by the coding sequence ATGAAGATTTCGTACAAGAGCCTGAAGAAGTTTATATCGTTTGAGCATTCTCCTGAGGAGTTGGGAAGATTATTGACTTCTACCGGGCTGGAAGTGGAAGGAATAGAAGAGATAAAAGGCACACTGGATGGGCTGGTGATAGGCAAGGTTTTGTCGTGTGAAAAGCATCCAGATGCTGATAAATTAAAGTTGACGCGCGTAGATGTAGGTGGAGAAGAGATTCTGGACATCGTTTGTGGTGCGCCTAATGTAGCTGAAGGTCAAAAGGTGATTGTAGCGCCGGTAGGAGTAACCTTGTATCCTACAGAAGGAGAGCCGTTTACTATAAAGAAATCGAAGATCAGAGGCGCTTCATCAAACGGGATGCTATGTGCAGAAGATGAGATTGGATTAGGTAAGTCTCATGATGGTCTATTGATTTTAGATACAGATTTAGCTCCTGGTACTCCTGTAGCCCAATATTTCAAGAAGGAGGGTGATCATGTCATTGAAATAGGTTTGACACCTAACCGTGCGGATGCGGCTTCTCATTTTGGGGTAGCCAGAGATATAAAAGCGGTGACCGGATTAGACCTACAATTGCCGGATGTAAGTGGATTTTCATTAGGGTCAGCAGAGCCGAAGATAGACTTGGAAGTGATAGCTACTGAAGCTTGTCCGCGTTTCTGTGGATTAGAGATTCAGGGTGTAAGCGTGAAGGAAAGTCCGGAATGGCTTCAGGAATTCTTGAGAGCCGTAGGTTTGAACCCGATCAATAATATCGTAGATATCTCTAATTACATCTGTCATTTCTTAGGACAACCTATGCACATCTTTGATGCAGATGAGATCAGAGGAGGGAAGGTAGTGGTTAGAAAGCCGGAAGCAGGTACTGAAATCATCACCCTTGATGGAGTATCCCGTAAGTTCCGTGGACAAGACCTCGCTATCTGTGATGCGGAAGGTCCCATGGCCATAGCCGGTGTATTTGGTGGACAGAAATCAGGAGTGAAGGCTGAAACTAAGCACATTTTCTTAGAGGTGGCTTATTTTGATCCTGCCCATATACGTAGTACGGCATCCTATTTTGGTTTAAAAACAGATGCATCTTTCCGTTATGAGAGAGGGACTGATCCGAATATGCCTCCGTATGCCATCAAATTAGCAGCACTGTTAGTTCAAGAGTTGGCCGGCGGACAGATAGTGTCCAAATCCTTCGATAATTATCCTACACCCATCTCAAATTTCGAATTTGATGTTAAGGTAAGGAACATTGATCGTTTGATAGGGAAGGCCTTAGGCATAGGCAAGATCAAAGAGATACTGGAAAGGTTGGATATTGGCGTGCAAGACAAGGGCGAAGGTGTGCTAGCTGTTTCTGTACCTCCATACCGTGTAGATGTGAACAGAGAGGCGGATATCGTAGAGGAAGTATTAAGAATCTACGGTTTTGATAATGTGGAACTTTCAGATCATCTAAGTGCCAGCTATCTATCAGATTTTCCTGTTAAAGAAGAAGAGGGCTTGAGAATCAGTTTGACGGCCACTTTAGCAGCGATGGGTTTCAATGAGATCCAATGCTTGTCTATTGTAAATCCGAAGGAAAATGCCTGGACAGGAGATCCTGAAAGCAGTGTTAAGCTTTTAAACCCTTTGAGTGAGGAATTGTCGGAAATGCGTCAATCCTTATTGTTCTCTGCTTTGAACACTGCTGTGTATAATATCAATCGTAGAAATAGGGATCTCAAGGTCTTTGAATTTGGAAGAGTATACAAACGTAATACCCAAGGAAAGGTCAAAGAGAAGAAGATGTTAAGTCTTTTACTAACAGGTAAGACTTCAGCGGAATCTTGGGCTTTGAAGGGGGATAATACAGCTTACAGACATTTACACCAGGCGGTTCAGCAAGTATTAAAGTGGATGAAAGTTCGTCAGTTTGAGGGCCAGGAAACTGCTTCACCAACTTTTGCCTACGGTCTGGATTATACGGTGAATGGTAAGGTTTTAGTTAGCTTTGGAAAGGTAAAAGCTGACCTGCTGAAAAAGGCTGATTTGAAACAAGAGGCTTATTATGCAGAATTTGATTGGGAGTATTTGATGCAGCAGTATTCCACTGATTTTGTCTTTAAGGAGATCTCTAAGTTCCCTGAAGTGAGAAGAGACTTGTCATTGGTATTGGATGAAGAAGTTAGCTTCAATAAGATACAGAAGATTGCTTATCAAACGGAGAAAAAACTCCTGAAACAGGTGAATGTGTTTGATGTTTACAAGGGGGATAAGTTGGCTGAAAACCAAAAATCCTACTCGGTAAGCTTCATATTGCAAGATCAGGAGAAGACCTTGACGGATCAGCAGATTGATAAGACTATGCAGCGTTTGATGGGTGCTTTTGAAAGAGAAGTAGGAGCAATCATTAGAAAATAA
- a CDS encoding M56 family metallopeptidase yields the protein MSILLEINLFLSLLYVGYFLFLRNLTFFYWTRFYFLGGMILSLLWPFLKSKKIVAQRSEAVNISIPEISSGIPWETYLFYSVLIIICILFLRLVFSYKSVYTIHKRSITSHFDTYTFRDSSNKIHPFSFWNWIYIHTPSHSQKELSTILKHESVHTQELHSLDVLLAEVCRIICWYNPLVNYLNLKVKENLEFLVDQKVLKAGWDKITYQHSLVGVSLQHSSLETAGNAFAFKALKRRIKMMNKLPSHRLTLSAYLLIVPALLLSITHISCQKEEDNMPFLAKMKENTLDIKKRSLPDTVVVVEGIEVKSKEVVLPKKKDGMAKVIIQGGQFTPENARKVEEPKSGLRGNLSKENSPLIIVEGKEIENLNSVDPGDIHSITVLKSKDRTEEYGEKAENGVILITLKKGTRQ from the coding sequence ATGAGCATCCTTTTAGAAATCAACCTTTTCCTAAGCTTACTGTATGTAGGATATTTCCTTTTTTTGAGGAATTTGACCTTCTTCTATTGGACCAGATTCTACTTCTTGGGTGGGATGATCTTATCTCTCCTTTGGCCCTTTTTAAAATCAAAAAAAATCGTAGCTCAGAGGTCTGAAGCAGTAAACATTTCAATTCCGGAAATCAGCAGCGGCATACCGTGGGAGACTTACCTATTCTATAGCGTATTGATAATTATTTGTATATTATTCTTGCGGTTAGTATTTAGTTATAAGAGCGTTTATACTATTCATAAGCGCTCTATCACATCACATTTTGATACTTATACCTTTAGAGATAGTAGTAATAAAATCCATCCTTTCTCCTTTTGGAACTGGATATATATACATACTCCAAGCCATAGCCAAAAGGAATTGAGTACTATTTTGAAACATGAAAGCGTACATACTCAGGAACTGCATTCCCTGGATGTACTATTAGCTGAAGTATGCCGGATCATTTGTTGGTATAACCCTCTCGTCAATTACCTTAATCTAAAAGTAAAAGAGAACCTGGAGTTTCTTGTAGATCAAAAAGTGTTGAAGGCTGGTTGGGACAAAATCACCTACCAACATTCTTTAGTAGGCGTTTCTCTGCAACACAGTTCTTTAGAAACGGCCGGAAATGCCTTTGCATTTAAAGCACTGAAACGAAGAATCAAGATGATGAACAAATTACCATCACATAGATTAACCCTCAGCGCCTATCTTCTTATAGTACCCGCCCTTTTACTTAGCATTACCCATATCTCCTGCCAAAAAGAAGAAGACAATATGCCCTTTTTGGCAAAAATGAAAGAAAATACACTGGACATTAAAAAAAGGAGTTTGCCAGACACTGTAGTAGTAGTAGAAGGGATAGAAGTTAAAAGTAAAGAAGTAGTTCTACCGAAGAAGAAAGATGGGATGGCAAAGGTGATCATCCAAGGCGGGCAATTTACTCCTGAAAACGCTCGAAAAGTAGAGGAACCTAAGTCGGGTTTAAGAGGAAACTTGAGCAAGGAGAATTCTCCTCTCATTATAGTGGAAGGTAAAGAGATTGAGAACTTAAATTCTGTGGATCCCGGTGACATCCATAGTATCACCGTTCTAAAGTCCAAAGACCGGACAGAAGAATACGGAGAAAAGGCAGAAAACGGTGTGATTCTGATCACTCTAAAAAAAGGTACTCGACAATAA
- the carA gene encoding glutamine-hydrolyzing carbamoyl-phosphate synthase small subunit: MTSIAQSAVLLLQDGTVFRGKALGKIGTTTGEICFNTGMTGYQELYTDPSYYGQIIVNTTAHIGNYGIKLDTEEESDGIKIKGMVCNAFEEEYYSRATADGSLQDYFERNGIVGISDIDTRQIVRHIRDKGVMNCLISSETDDIDALKAVLAECPDMEGLELSSVVSTSEPYFLGDPEAKTRLAVIDYGCKRNILRNFTDRGCYLKVFNAKTPASEIIAWNPDGYFISNGPGDPGSMQYAVDTVKELLETNKPLFGICLGHQLLGQTQGISTYKMHNGHRGLNHPVKNLITGKCEITSQNHGFALKPEEANANPEVEVTHINLNDNTIEGIRLKNKPAFSVQYHPEAAPGPNDANYLFDQFLAMMA; this comes from the coding sequence ATGACTTCAATAGCTCAGAGCGCCGTTCTATTGTTGCAAGACGGCACCGTGTTCAGAGGAAAAGCACTTGGAAAGATTGGAACTACCACAGGGGAGATTTGCTTTAATACCGGTATGACCGGGTATCAGGAATTGTACACGGATCCTTCTTACTATGGTCAAATCATAGTGAACACCACTGCACACATTGGTAATTACGGTATCAAATTAGATACAGAAGAGGAATCTGATGGAATCAAAATCAAAGGTATGGTATGTAATGCCTTTGAAGAAGAGTACTATTCAAGAGCTACGGCAGATGGTTCACTTCAAGATTATTTTGAGCGCAATGGCATTGTAGGTATTTCGGACATTGACACTCGACAAATCGTGAGACATATACGTGACAAAGGCGTAATGAACTGCTTGATATCTTCTGAAACGGATGATATTGATGCTTTAAAGGCCGTACTTGCAGAGTGTCCGGATATGGAAGGACTGGAATTAAGTTCAGTAGTAAGTACTTCTGAACCTTATTTCTTAGGAGATCCTGAAGCAAAAACTCGACTAGCAGTGATTGACTATGGATGTAAACGTAATATCCTTAGAAACTTTACTGACAGAGGATGTTATCTGAAGGTTTTCAACGCGAAAACTCCAGCCAGTGAGATCATAGCTTGGAATCCTGATGGTTATTTCATCTCCAATGGCCCGGGCGATCCAGGTTCTATGCAGTACGCAGTAGATACCGTTAAGGAACTTTTGGAAACGAACAAGCCACTGTTCGGTATCTGTCTAGGTCATCAATTATTAGGGCAAACTCAGGGCATCAGCACTTATAAGATGCACAATGGCCACAGAGGTTTGAACCATCCTGTAAAGAATTTAATCACTGGAAAATGTGAAATTACATCTCAAAACCACGGATTTGCCTTGAAACCTGAAGAGGCTAATGCAAATCCTGAGGTGGAGGTAACTCACATTAACCTGAATGATAATACCATTGAGGGCATTCGTTTGAAGAATAAGCCCGCATTTTCTGTGCAGTATCACCCGGAAGCAGCTCCGGGGCCAAATGACGCTAATTATCTGTTTGATCAGTTCTTAGCTATGATGGCATGA